CTGTCGTGGGATTATATTGCTTATTTGTTCTTTAATCACAGGCACTTCAGCAGTTGTCCCGGCGGTCGCTGACGACCAGCGCTCGCAGGTTCGTTGACAACAAGGTGCCACAGAAGCAGAGGCTGTTTCAGGTAAGAGGACTCTCGTGGAGTTTTTGAATTGAGTGATGACGTCAACTTTGAGTTACAACTAGAAAGAGTGAGATTTTAACTGGTAAAGAACAAAGATGAATCAGACAACCTTCGGCTCATTTCAGGAAGTATCTCAATGAAATCAGAATCGCCTGGGCCACTAGATCGCTCTCATTTATGTGAAATTGGTATTTGATTGCAGGATCCAAcgtacagtttgtttttgtaggtTCTTGTTTCAGCATACTGCATCGGTTGAGTGGTAACGCTGCAGTGAAGACGGCAAACTCATTGTACGATGCAATAGCTTCTGAAAATCTATAATAGTATAATAGAGTAGaattaccaacagctacagTATATGGAGCTGCTTAGTGATGTATTGCTGTTGTTAATATTCATTTGAGGTCCACTTCGTTTCCAGGTCCATGGCACCTGAAATTAATATCTTCTGTAGCACAGCAGATAAGTATGTCTTGTTTGAATGTAGATTTGGACCCACTAACATGGTCGGTGCTGAGTTGTAGAGGCTTAATTAACTCATGGTGTTGATATGCCCTCTGATTTATACTTCCCCATTGTTGAATATGctagaaatgcatttttttgggCAAAGAGAAGTAtcttacacataaacataaacattttattctaGGAAGTGATTATCTAAAATAATTCAAGTAGTAGCgtgttcttttgtgtttcattatgttctgctgtgtttgctTAAAGTTCATTAACTGCCTCTTAGCATAAATGCATCATAACACATTGGACCTCAggcacaaacatttttatttttaaaggtcTCACCTTTGTCTTCTTGAATATGAAAaacatgcttaaaaaaacaaaaacagaaacaaaaacaaattggGATCCACTAAAATGTGTGTAGACCTGCAAAAGTATTACACATGTTAAGTGTCCTATTGGTCTCATCATGTCTCCATTCAGTCAGCTGTATGTTTTACACAACGAGCAAAACATATGTGCTTACAGTTCTACACAAAGTCCTTCGTACCCATAGGTACTTATAAATATGAAGAATATACTGGTGAAGAAAGTGTCAGTGAACACCAAAATCGTTCTCAAATTGGTCTCCTGCATTTTTCGAATTAAAATCTATGCATATGCataacatacaacatacacattttttcctcttaagcACATCAGTCTACCATGACCACATTATCTACATGCACTGCACTGATTATTCCAAGCCAGCAGAGAACCTGTCAAATGTTAAtatggacaaaaaaacaaacaaaccccaaagCATCTCATTCTTTTGGAAGCGGTTCCTAACAGAGCTAGTAACACTCAGCATTACTTTGACTGTGCTGCTGTACCCACTTACCTGATTACTTACGAAAATTTAACATAGTGTTACTGGAACGAAGTCCACTTTCAGATTTAACATCCAAGCGTGATATCTTTACAAAAGCTGTGAATGATGTCAACCggttttgatgtttttcaggAAAACAATGGTATACCTGTACACCTGAAGGGTGGGGCAGGAGATGCAGTGCTCTACCGCACAACGATGGCCATCACGATTTTCGGTAGGTTTAAGGAGAAGGTTATCCTCTTTCTAATATGGGCATGTTTTGACAATTATGCATCAGCAATTAGACTGCCAAAGCACATGTTCTGGTACATTATTTTGTTTGGTCAATTTGTTTATGTCGTGAACGCAGTAATATATTAATGTGAGGCTTCTGCAGACGGACTGAGTGAAAATCACCTCGTGCTGTTTTTGAAATCCGGTGTTACTGGTATGGTCGGTCAGTGTCATTTGAGTGGACTCTAGGAAGTTTaggttgaaaataaaaaaaaatacagaaaataaaacaacttaaAATCCTAATTTCAATGGCTGCGCGTCTCAGTTTAAAGTCTGTGCTCAGCAGAAAGGTAAGGGGTATAATGAGACTCGTATATCAAGAAGGGGTAAGCGTCCTTTAAGTTGATctaactaattttttttttttttttttactctggatGTAATGAtaaaactctgtctctgtgtttctttcaaCTCGTCCTTATATTTCAAAGAATTCAGCTGTGTTGCATCAACAGTTCTTCTTTGTACTCATTACAGGAACTGCATATGTTTTGTACGAGCTGATGAAGGCAGCAGTGCCCCAGAAGAAGGAATGAATCCAGCTCCAATACCTATGGCTGTCTTTACCAGTCCCTATGTCGTctgctaagagagagagagttgtgtttgCTTATTGATTATTTATTCCTCCATACCTGTTTTCCCTGTGTAAATGGGACCAGTGTCACTCTGCACCACTTAATTTTACTGAGGAGAATAAATACGCTCTCTCGTACATACTTGTTTCCGGGCTGTTCTTCGTCTCTGTGCATCAACATACCACATGACAGTACTTTTAAGACAGTCTGTTGTGCATGTTCtttaaattctgtttgtttctcaagGGTTTTGTATACCACAGCCATCATTCCTTGTTTATATCAGATCAGTTTCCAGTTCTGAAACCCTCTTACaggaatgaaatgtaattatttcCAGTAATGGCTATTAGAAGTGCCAGAACGTTTAGAGGAATGATTatgctgtgtggtgttttgcacacagtgttaaaaaaaaaaaaaaagaaacaaacaaaaaaaaaaccggCTTGTTTAAATCTGGCCTGCACAAGTTTTCTAAAAATGCCCAGGCTAGGTGCAGGAACCGTTAAACTCTCGGAAATTGGGAAAACcccagcgttttttttttttttttcctgacgatttctttgaaatgttcttttagaATGAACAAAGAGTGTGTCGAGAACGATGTTTACACCTCATTGGCTTTTCAAATAGAATCAGCACACCGCTGAACTGGCCAGTGAAATTCCAGTCAAAGCTGGCAGAGTATACCCGTTATCCTAATTTAGTCATTTTCAAAGGGAACGGATGTGTTCTGAACTTACATAAGTCATGTGACCCCTGGCACTCCTGAGTTGAGCCTGATGGACAggtgggagagacagaatgagaacgAAATTGTTCGAATAGAAGGCGACAAGTTAATGTGGAGTAAGTTGTTTACTCTCTTATACATGTGTAGCCTAAAACCAAATTTATTAATGTAACTAACAAATATGTAACAtacaacacatataaacatatgccttctaaaataaataaacacgtGACATACAGTAACATTACAGCCTCCTGTGAAGTGCCTGAATGGCCTACCATTTTGTGATGTGTGCATGAGCCCCATGTAAAACTGATATATGCCCCTATGTGCTTGGTAGAAAATGGTGCACTTTAATGGTGtacagatgaatggatggttCCTATTGGTGAACGCTTAGATACATCTGGATGAAAGTATTTCTTTCCCTTCAAACGTTCAAGCACGCAAAGGAAAGTATGAGTTCAGATTAGGTCTTTGAACTCACTATAGCAAATTTTTCACACAGTAATTCTCTCCTATAATGAGGTCCGGATGGATACTTTTATGCACAACGCTAACAGGAAGAGTTTTATGTTCCCTAAACTAACTGGAATGTACTCATCtcattttttaaagcaaaatcaGAGGGTGTTGAAGACTTGACCATAATTGAGCCATAATCCTGCAATCAGGCAACTTTCCATACAGGTTTACCCTGTAGgtccaccttctctctcacaggatGTTCAAGGGCGAAAAAAACCCATAGATTTTGTTATGTATCGTTTTGCTCGCAGTATACATTGGACAGGAAACTCAGCATTATTCATTTTCTATCAGATAAAACATTTTGCCTGCTTGTGAGTAGTTTAGTGAAAGACGCCGTCGTGTCTGCCTGATCAGTGATTCCAGTGCGCTCGGATGTCCGCTGAACTTTGACGTGTGCTTCGCTGTCTGTACACTAGAGGGCTCTATCTGCAAATAAATTGAAAACTGTCCTGTTTCAGAGGTTCACTGCTGGAAATGCGATTGTCATTTGACAAGAATGTAGCCGACAATAGTGAAATTGAATAAATAAGTAACAGTGATGTAACCACAATGTTGCGCTATGGAATTTGATGCGAGAAAAATAAACGGGctatataaaacagaaaaaaagaaaaagaaaaagaaaaaaaaagaactgtaatGTTAAGTCGAATTCAAGAATGATTCTCAAATGTGAAATGGATAGATGGAACTGAATAAACGCAGAATGTATCAGTTAAACAGGAATGAAATTATTTTACGCCGGTATAACGACTGATGAATTGGAACGGGTTCAAATGGTTCTTCCCAGGATATTCAGAATTTTTTAAGACCCTTTAATGTCGTTCAACACAGTTTTGCAAAGAGGGAAGATACTGAAAGTGTTCCTTTTCCATTAGCACAGTTTTAAGTTTGTCACactgtttttgccttttctttatGTAGCAGTTAGCTTTAGAACGATTGATGTAGGTGTGAAGATCACAAGACAAAAATAACGGACAGCTACAGAGATATTACCAATTAAACACGCAATCAGCGGCTTATTT
This sequence is a window from Chanos chanos chromosome 4, fChaCha1.1, whole genome shotgun sequence. Protein-coding genes within it:
- the cox7a2b gene encoding cytochrome c oxidase subunit 7A2b — its product is MLRNVLALQQLSRRSLTTSARRFVDNKVPQKQRLFQENNGIPVHLKGGAGDAVLYRTTMAITIFGTAYVLYELMKAAVPQKKE